A window from Thiomonas sp. FB-Cd encodes these proteins:
- the hfq gene encoding RNA chaperone Hfq, which produces MSNKGQLLQDPFLNLLRKEHVQVSIYLVNGIKLQGHIESFDQYVVLLRNTVTQMVYKHAISTVVPARPVTFHVGDSEPDAA; this is translated from the coding sequence ATGAGTAACAAAGGGCAGTTGCTACAAGACCCCTTCCTGAACCTGCTGCGCAAGGAGCACGTTCAAGTTTCAATCTATCTGGTCAACGGAATCAAGCTGCAAGGTCATATCGAATCTTTCGATCAATATGTGGTCCTTCTTCGCAACACCGTGACGCAAATGGTGTACAAGCACGCCATTTCCACAGTCGTGCCCGCCCGTCCCGTGACCTTCCACGTCGGTGATTCCGAGCCTGACGCGGCCTGA
- the der gene encoding ribosome biogenesis GTPase Der, with product MIPVVALVGRPNVGKSTLFNRITRSRDAIVANIPGLTRDRHYARTQWEGQAFLVVDTGGFEPVVDTGIVAEMAKQTKQAIAESDVVVFLTDARTGLAPQDQQIAAYLRKTGKTVVLAVNKAEGLPPTALAEFHELGLGQPLAVSAAHGSGVGLLLDAIVEHLRPPVPEGAPSELEHEHEHEPVAAAESAEFEPAPQQRVIKLAIVGRPNVGKSTLINALVGEERVIAFDQPGTTRDAIEVPFERDGVAYTLIDTAGLRRKGKVFETIEKFSVLKTLQAIESANVVVLLLDASEGVSDQDAHIAGFAVESGRAVVVAANKWDKVDAYQRQQFTNSLHERLPFLSFARQHEISALSRKGLGALLKSVNEAFKAAFAKLSTPRLTRALQEAVAFQQPPRAGTVRPKLRYAHQGGQNPPVIVIHGNALDRVPNSYTRYLESRFSKVFKLSGTPLRVEYRSSHNPYQSER from the coding sequence ATGATTCCCGTCGTGGCCCTGGTCGGGCGCCCGAATGTGGGCAAATCCACGCTGTTCAATCGCATCACGCGTTCGCGTGATGCGATCGTGGCCAATATTCCGGGCCTGACGCGCGACCGCCACTACGCCAGGACGCAGTGGGAAGGGCAGGCGTTCCTCGTTGTGGACACAGGCGGGTTCGAGCCCGTGGTCGACACGGGCATCGTCGCTGAAATGGCCAAGCAGACCAAGCAGGCGATCGCGGAATCCGACGTCGTGGTGTTTCTCACCGATGCGCGCACCGGGCTGGCTCCCCAAGACCAGCAGATTGCTGCCTACCTGCGCAAGACCGGCAAGACCGTGGTGCTGGCGGTGAACAAGGCCGAGGGATTGCCGCCCACGGCCTTGGCCGAGTTCCACGAGCTTGGTCTGGGCCAGCCGCTTGCCGTGAGTGCGGCACACGGCAGCGGCGTGGGTTTGCTGCTGGATGCCATCGTTGAACACCTGCGCCCGCCGGTGCCAGAAGGTGCACCGTCCGAACTCGAGCACGAGCACGAGCACGAGCCTGTTGCGGCTGCCGAATCCGCGGAGTTTGAGCCCGCGCCGCAGCAGCGCGTGATCAAACTTGCCATCGTCGGGCGCCCGAATGTGGGCAAGTCCACGCTGATCAATGCCCTGGTGGGCGAAGAGCGGGTCATCGCATTCGATCAGCCGGGCACCACGCGCGACGCCATCGAGGTGCCGTTCGAGCGCGACGGCGTGGCCTACACGCTGATCGATACCGCGGGCCTGCGGCGCAAGGGCAAGGTTTTCGAGACCATCGAGAAGTTCTCGGTGCTCAAGACCTTGCAGGCCATCGAATCGGCCAACGTGGTCGTGCTGTTGCTCGATGCCAGCGAGGGCGTGTCGGACCAGGATGCGCACATTGCCGGCTTCGCCGTCGAGTCGGGCCGGGCCGTGGTGGTGGCCGCCAACAAGTGGGACAAGGTTGACGCCTACCAGCGCCAGCAATTCACCAACAGCCTGCATGAGCGCTTGCCGTTCCTGAGCTTTGCCCGCCAGCACGAAATTTCCGCGCTGTCCCGCAAGGGGCTTGGTGCCTTGCTCAAATCGGTCAACGAGGCGTTCAAGGCGGCCTTTGCGAAACTGTCCACCCCCCGGCTGACGCGGGCGCTGCAAGAGGCCGTTGCGTTTCAGCAGCCGCCGCGCGCCGGCACCGTGCGCCCCAAGTTGCGCTACGCCCATCAGGGTGGCCAGAACCCCCCTGTCATCGTCATCCACGGCAACGCCCTGGATCGCGTGCCCAACAGCTACACCCGCTACCTGGAATCGCGGTTTTCGAAGGTTTTCAAGCTCAGCGGGACGCCACTGCGGGTTGAATACCGCTCGTCGCACAACCCCTACCAGTCCGAGCGCTGA
- the bamB gene encoding outer membrane protein assembly factor BamB yields MMARTLKLLVAASLAAGLGACASTPKQPDPTPLGPVATILQAKTAWSAHVGPVPATFVTAAVGTGASAGVVVASSDGVVARIDAGTGRELWRSQVKGGISAGTGSDGTFTAVVNDANQVVSLGPQGQVLWLYQLPTSVITAPAVVGGTIVVQGADQRLWAFNAATGQKLWSNVSRAPALLLQQASGITAHGDDLLVGNALGRIESVSLASGTLLWEATLARARGITEVERVIGITGAPAVAGSMVCARAYQSTIGCADLDTGRVLWTDKAVGATGVSQNGSLVVASQGDGVVQAYDAASGAAGWSNSQLKYRRLGAPLLLGVTVAVGDYQGYISFLSAKDGSIIGRVSTDGAAIQCPMVGVGNTLVAVTAKGGVFGFLPE; encoded by the coding sequence ATGATGGCCCGCACGCTCAAGCTTCTCGTCGCCGCAAGCCTGGCGGCGGGCCTCGGCGCCTGTGCATCGACGCCCAAGCAGCCGGACCCCACGCCGCTGGGGCCGGTGGCGACCATCCTGCAGGCCAAGACGGCGTGGAGCGCGCACGTCGGGCCGGTTCCGGCCACCTTCGTGACGGCCGCAGTTGGCACGGGCGCCAGCGCCGGCGTGGTAGTGGCCTCCAGCGACGGCGTGGTGGCGCGCATCGACGCCGGCACCGGGCGCGAGTTGTGGCGCAGCCAGGTCAAGGGCGGCATCAGCGCCGGCACCGGCAGCGACGGGACCTTCACCGCCGTCGTCAACGACGCCAATCAGGTCGTCTCGCTCGGGCCTCAGGGCCAGGTCCTTTGGCTGTATCAGCTGCCCACGAGCGTGATCACCGCGCCGGCTGTCGTCGGCGGCACGATCGTGGTGCAGGGCGCAGACCAGCGCCTGTGGGCGTTCAACGCGGCAACCGGCCAGAAGCTGTGGAGCAACGTGTCGCGCGCTCCGGCCTTGCTGCTGCAACAGGCCTCGGGCATCACCGCGCATGGCGACGACTTGCTGGTGGGCAACGCCTTGGGACGCATCGAGTCCGTCTCACTGGCAAGCGGGACCTTGCTGTGGGAGGCCACCCTGGCGCGCGCCCGCGGCATCACGGAAGTCGAGCGCGTGATCGGCATCACGGGTGCACCGGCCGTGGCCGGCTCGATGGTGTGCGCGCGCGCCTACCAGTCCACCATCGGTTGCGCAGACCTCGACACGGGGCGTGTGCTGTGGACCGACAAGGCCGTCGGGGCTACCGGCGTGAGCCAGAACGGCAGCCTCGTTGTTGCAAGCCAGGGCGACGGCGTGGTGCAAGCCTACGATGCGGCCAGCGGTGCAGCAGGCTGGAGCAACAGCCAGTTGAAGTATCGACGTCTCGGCGCACCGCTTTTGCTGGGCGTGACCGTCGCGGTGGGCGATTACCAGGGCTACATTTCCTTTCTGTCGGCCAAAGACGGCAGCATCATCGGGCGCGTGAGCACCGACGGCGCGGCCATCCAGTGCCCGATGGTGGGCGTGGGCAATACGCTGGTGGCCGTGACGGCCAAGGGCGGCGTCTTCGGGTTCCTGCCCGAATGA
- a CDS encoding tetratricopeptide repeat protein, protein MSYNLEEQDQIDTLRDFWSRWGTLISALVLVAGVAWAGYSGWHWWQARQAAQASALFGQMTREIGASNLPNAAPAWAELQAHYADSPYAQMGGLAMAKAYDDAGKPSEAQAVLRWTAEHAQSQSYRAAALLNLSAIEVDAKALPAALQAVQQSPSPAFDALFATRRGDIYALMGQRDKARQAYEDAMKALPPNAGYRQLVQLKLDSVGGRAS, encoded by the coding sequence ATGAGCTACAACCTCGAAGAACAAGACCAGATCGACACCCTGCGCGATTTCTGGAGCCGCTGGGGCACGCTGATTTCCGCCCTCGTCCTGGTGGCAGGCGTGGCGTGGGCCGGGTACTCGGGCTGGCACTGGTGGCAGGCGCGGCAGGCCGCGCAGGCTTCGGCCCTGTTTGGTCAGATGACCAGGGAAATCGGCGCCAGCAATCTGCCGAATGCGGCTCCAGCCTGGGCCGAGCTGCAGGCGCACTACGCCGACAGCCCTTATGCGCAGATGGGCGGCCTGGCCATGGCCAAGGCCTACGACGATGCCGGCAAGCCCAGCGAGGCGCAAGCCGTCCTGCGCTGGACGGCCGAGCACGCGCAAAGCCAGTCCTATCGCGCTGCGGCCTTGCTCAATCTCTCGGCCATTGAGGTGGATGCCAAGGCATTGCCGGCCGCGCTGCAGGCGGTGCAGCAGTCCCCGTCGCCTGCCTTCGATGCCTTGTTCGCCACGCGCCGCGGGGACATTTACGCCCTCATGGGCCAGCGGGACAAGGCACGCCAGGCTTATGAGGACGCGATGAAGGCACTGCCACCCAATGCCGGCTACCGGCAACTGGTGCAACTCAAGCTCGACAGCGTGGGAGGCCGCGCATCATGA
- the hisS gene encoding histidine--tRNA ligase, whose product MNAKLSAVKGMNDLLPPQSASWEWFEAQVRALMQGYGYRNIRTPIVEPTALFVRSIGEVTDIVEKEMYSFTDALNGEQLTLRPESTAAVVRAAVEHNLLYDGGKRLWYSGPMFRHERPQRGRYRQFHQVGAEALGFAGPDVDAELILMARRLWHMLGLADVRLELNCLGQPDERLRHRHKLVAYFEAHQDQLDEDSRRRLHSNPLRILDTKNPQMQALVNAAPRLIDELGEESLQHFEGVQALLRAAGQGFTINPRLVRGLDYYNLTVFEWVTDRLGAQGTVCAGGRYDGLIEQIGGKPAPACGWALGVERVLDLLEQGGMPVPAPQPDAYIVLAHAPALALAMQTAEDLRTAGLNVVLHAGAGSMKSQMKKADASGARYALIFGEDEYAAGEITCKALRQGHGLEAQQQRIALQPLAGLIACLAHTDAAA is encoded by the coding sequence ATGAATGCAAAACTCAGTGCCGTCAAAGGCATGAATGACTTGTTGCCGCCACAGTCGGCGAGCTGGGAATGGTTCGAGGCCCAGGTGCGCGCGCTCATGCAGGGCTACGGCTACCGCAATATTCGCACGCCGATCGTCGAGCCCACCGCATTGTTTGTGCGCAGCATCGGCGAAGTCACGGATATCGTCGAGAAGGAGATGTACAGCTTTACCGACGCGCTCAACGGCGAGCAGCTGACGCTGCGTCCGGAGAGCACAGCGGCGGTTGTGCGCGCCGCAGTGGAACACAACCTGTTGTACGACGGTGGCAAGCGGCTGTGGTACAGCGGGCCCATGTTTCGGCATGAGCGTCCGCAGCGTGGGCGCTACCGGCAGTTTCACCAGGTGGGTGCCGAAGCGCTTGGATTTGCCGGACCGGACGTCGACGCCGAGCTCATCCTGATGGCGCGTCGGTTGTGGCACATGCTGGGCCTGGCCGACGTGCGCCTGGAGCTGAACTGCCTTGGCCAGCCCGATGAGCGGCTTCGCCACCGCCACAAGCTCGTGGCCTATTTCGAGGCGCATCAGGATCAGCTGGACGAGGACAGTCGCCGGCGCCTGCACAGCAACCCGCTGCGCATTCTTGACACCAAGAATCCGCAGATGCAGGCACTGGTCAATGCCGCGCCACGCTTGATCGATGAGCTGGGCGAGGAGTCGCTGCAGCACTTCGAGGGCGTGCAGGCCCTGCTGCGCGCGGCAGGGCAGGGCTTCACCATCAACCCGCGGCTGGTCCGCGGGCTCGATTACTACAACCTCACCGTGTTCGAGTGGGTGACCGACCGCCTGGGCGCCCAGGGCACCGTGTGCGCAGGGGGCCGCTACGACGGGCTGATCGAGCAGATCGGCGGCAAGCCCGCACCGGCCTGCGGCTGGGCCCTGGGCGTGGAACGTGTGCTGGACTTGCTGGAGCAGGGCGGCATGCCGGTGCCCGCGCCGCAGCCCGATGCCTATATCGTGTTGGCGCATGCCCCGGCGCTGGCCCTGGCGATGCAAACGGCCGAAGATCTGCGCACCGCAGGCTTGAACGTGGTGCTGCACGCCGGAGCGGGCAGCATGAAGTCCCAGATGAAAAAGGCAGATGCGAGCGGCGCGCGCTACGCGCTGATCTTCGGCGAGGACGAGTATGCCGCCGGCGAGATCACGTGCAAGGCGCTGCGCCAGGGTCATGGCCTCGAGGCCCAGCAGCAGCGCATCGCCCTGCAACCCCTCGCGGGCCTGATCGCGTGCCTTGCGCACACCGATGCGGCGGCCTAG
- the ispG gene encoding flavodoxin-dependent (E)-4-hydroxy-3-methylbut-2-enyl-diphosphate synthase, whose product MALIPDAVPRRRATRQVAVRWGARCVQVGGDAPVRVQSMTNTDTVDAIGTAIQVKELAQAGSELVRITVNTPEAAAAVPAIREQLDRMGVDVPLIGDFHYNGHLLLTQYPQCAQALSKYRINPGNVGKGDKKDRQFAQMIEVAARWNKPVRIGVNWGSLDQELLAALMDANAARAQPRDAQQVMYEALITSALESAKRARDIGLPGDQILLSCKVSGVRDLIAVYRELSRRCDYALHLGLTEAGMGTKGTVASTAALAVLLQEGIGDTIRVSLTPAPGEARTQEVVVALEILQALGLRSFVPSVTACPGCGRTTSSVFQELAQDIDRHLRAHMPLWRAQYPGVEGLRVAVMGCIVNGPGESRHADIGISLPGTGEQPAAPVYIDGEKRYTLRGDGIAVQFIDIVNSYIEHRWGQQAAAD is encoded by the coding sequence ATGGCGCTCATTCCTGACGCGGTGCCGCGGCGCCGTGCCACTCGTCAAGTCGCAGTGCGCTGGGGCGCGCGCTGCGTGCAGGTCGGCGGCGACGCGCCTGTGCGCGTGCAGTCCATGACCAACACCGACACGGTCGATGCCATCGGAACGGCCATCCAGGTCAAGGAGCTCGCGCAGGCGGGATCCGAGTTGGTGCGCATCACGGTCAACACGCCCGAGGCGGCTGCCGCGGTGCCGGCCATCCGCGAGCAGCTTGACCGCATGGGCGTGGACGTGCCGCTGATTGGCGACTTTCACTACAACGGCCACCTGCTGCTGACCCAGTACCCGCAATGCGCACAGGCGTTGTCCAAATACCGGATCAACCCGGGAAATGTGGGCAAGGGCGATAAGAAGGATCGGCAGTTCGCGCAGATGATCGAAGTTGCCGCGCGCTGGAACAAACCCGTGCGCATCGGGGTGAACTGGGGCAGCTTGGATCAGGAATTGCTCGCTGCGCTGATGGACGCCAATGCTGCGCGTGCGCAGCCGCGCGACGCGCAGCAGGTGATGTATGAAGCGCTCATCACCTCGGCGCTGGAATCGGCGAAGCGGGCACGGGACATTGGCCTGCCGGGCGACCAGATCCTGCTGTCGTGCAAGGTTTCGGGCGTGCGCGATCTCATCGCCGTGTACCGCGAGCTCTCACGCCGCTGCGACTATGCGCTGCACCTCGGACTGACCGAGGCGGGCATGGGGACGAAGGGCACGGTGGCGAGCACGGCCGCGCTTGCCGTGCTGCTCCAGGAGGGCATTGGGGACACGATCCGCGTGTCGCTGACGCCCGCGCCTGGCGAGGCCCGCACCCAGGAGGTCGTGGTGGCGCTTGAAATCCTGCAGGCGCTCGGGCTGCGCAGCTTCGTGCCCAGCGTCACGGCCTGCCCAGGATGCGGGCGCACCACCAGCAGCGTGTTCCAGGAACTGGCGCAGGATATTGATCGCCACCTGCGTGCGCACATGCCGCTGTGGCGCGCGCAATACCCCGGGGTGGAGGGGCTGCGCGTGGCGGTGATGGGCTGCATCGTCAATGGGCCGGGCGAAAGCCGTCATGCCGACATCGGCATCAGCCTGCCCGGAACGGGCGAGCAGCCTGCGGCGCCGGTGTACATCGACGGGGAAAAGCGGTACACCCTGCGCGGCGACGGCATCGCCGTGCAGTTCATCGACATCGTCAACTCCTACATTGAGCATCGCTGGGGCCAACAGGCCGCAGCGGACTGA
- a CDS encoding helix-turn-helix domain-containing protein encodes MTSPSNLAPTPELQAARTQAGGMLRAAREAAGRSTGELATQLKVSGDKIEALESGAWERLPDPTFARGLLRAAAKMVKGDAEAIMQVLAVSHAVSGSAGLEAAPARRPLPAAGNGPAHGSRKLWWLAVLAIVLAALVIFFLPRTSEMNRWLAAFHASGQIATKASANGQPHPSASAPGTSPRVAPLASAAASAAASSPAEGAVPAAGPQVPASGASGAATGSAASLSLQATADSWMQVSTQEGKVLFSGIVPANGAHVVPLTAQDLPVKLIVGNAGHTQVMFNGQPVNLAARTLGNVARLTLPQP; translated from the coding sequence ATGACGAGTCCTTCGAATCTCGCCCCCACGCCGGAGCTGCAAGCGGCGCGTACGCAGGCCGGCGGGATGCTGCGCGCTGCGCGCGAGGCTGCCGGGCGCAGCACGGGTGAGCTGGCCACACAGCTCAAAGTGTCCGGCGACAAGATCGAGGCGCTGGAAAGCGGCGCCTGGGAGCGCCTGCCCGATCCAACCTTCGCGCGCGGGTTGCTGCGCGCTGCGGCCAAGATGGTGAAGGGCGATGCCGAAGCCATCATGCAGGTGCTGGCGGTTTCCCATGCGGTCTCGGGGTCGGCCGGCTTGGAGGCGGCACCAGCGCGCCGGCCCCTGCCGGCGGCCGGCAATGGTCCGGCGCACGGCTCGCGCAAGCTGTGGTGGCTGGCGGTGCTGGCCATTGTGCTGGCTGCGCTGGTGATTTTCTTCCTGCCTCGCACCAGCGAGATGAATCGCTGGCTGGCGGCCTTTCACGCCTCTGGGCAGATCGCGACCAAGGCGAGCGCAAACGGCCAGCCGCACCCGTCGGCGTCGGCGCCGGGGACCAGTCCGCGTGTCGCGCCGCTGGCGAGCGCAGCAGCCTCGGCTGCGGCCAGCTCGCCTGCTGAGGGCGCGGTGCCCGCAGCAGGCCCGCAGGTTCCGGCAAGTGGCGCTTCGGGCGCTGCGACGGGATCCGCGGCGAGCCTGAGTCTGCAGGCAACAGCCGACAGCTGGATGCAGGTCAGCACCCAAGAGGGTAAGGTGCTGTTTTCCGGCATCGTGCCGGCCAACGGCGCGCACGTGGTGCCGCTGACAGCGCAAGACCTGCCCGTGAAACTGATTGTGGGCAACGCGGGTCATACCCAGGTGATGTTCAACGGCCAACCTGTGAATCTAGCCGCGCGCACCCTTGGCAACGTCGCCCGTTTGACGCTGCCCCAACCGTGA
- the pilW gene encoding type IV pilus biogenesis/stability protein PilW encodes MLGLALALTVAGCATRPEANGASAQTPNSGNEQADKNAQIRLELAEGYYQRGQTEVALSEVGKALEQAPDYVPAYTMRALIEMSLGRNAQAEASFRKALAIQPNNADALHNYGWFLCTDKRYAESFAMFKRALAVPGYRYPQRTDLAYGVCQYRDGDIAGAERTLRAGFALDPANPALSTNLSLVLYRQNKLKDALFYIRRVNSGQYANAQSLWLGILIARAAADTLEATTWTNQLVQRFPDSREAIASQQGRFDDSSLLPR; translated from the coding sequence GTGCTGGGCCTGGCCCTGGCGCTGACGGTTGCCGGATGCGCAACGCGCCCCGAGGCCAATGGCGCCAGCGCGCAGACGCCCAATTCGGGCAATGAGCAGGCGGACAAGAACGCGCAAATCCGCCTTGAGCTGGCCGAGGGCTACTACCAGCGCGGGCAGACCGAGGTGGCGCTGTCCGAAGTGGGCAAGGCCCTCGAGCAGGCTCCCGACTATGTGCCGGCCTACACGATGCGCGCCCTCATTGAGATGAGCCTGGGGCGCAACGCGCAGGCCGAGGCGAGTTTCCGAAAGGCGCTGGCCATCCAGCCGAACAACGCCGACGCCCTGCACAACTACGGGTGGTTCCTGTGCACCGACAAGCGGTACGCCGAGTCATTCGCCATGTTCAAGCGGGCCCTGGCCGTGCCGGGCTACCGTTATCCGCAGCGCACCGATCTTGCGTACGGCGTGTGCCAATATCGCGACGGGGACATAGCCGGGGCCGAGCGGACGCTGCGCGCCGGCTTCGCACTGGATCCCGCCAACCCGGCGCTGTCGACCAACCTGTCGCTGGTGCTGTACCGGCAGAACAAGCTCAAAGATGCGCTGTTCTACATCCGCCGCGTCAATTCCGGGCAATATGCCAACGCACAATCGCTTTGGCTGGGCATCCTGATCGCGCGCGCCGCGGCCGATACGTTGGAGGCCACCACGTGGACCAACCAGCTGGTGCAGCGCTTTCCGGATTCGCGCGAGGCCATCGCCAGCCAGCAAGGCCGGTTTGACGACTCCAGCCTGCTGCCCCGTTGA
- the rlmN gene encoding 23S rRNA (adenine(2503)-C(2))-methyltransferase RlmN — MSATNLLQFDRAGLVDWFAAHGEKPFRARQVFRWIHHKGAAGFAGMSDLAKPLRSWLEAEATIQGLSVLTEKRSSDGTVKWLFDVGAGDAVETVFIPEAQRNTLCVSSQAGCAMACRFCSTGAQGFSRNLTTAEILAQLWHAEFAMRAQLGLAPGERAISNVVMMGMGEPLQNYAALVPALRVMLDDDGYGLSRRRVTVSTSGVVPMIDRLAADCPVALAVSLHAPNDALRDDLVPLNRKYPLAELLAACERYLVHAPRDFITFEYCMLDGVNDQPEHARQLVELLRNRFACKFNLIPFNPFPQSGLRRSTPQSVAAFAQILVDAGFVTTVRKTRGEDIDAACGQLAGDVQDRTTRKAARGGQSATQPVIPIVAELASSPPHATVARASTVAARRFLEG, encoded by the coding sequence ATGTCCGCCACCAACCTGCTCCAATTCGATCGCGCCGGTCTGGTGGACTGGTTCGCCGCGCATGGCGAGAAGCCGTTTCGCGCGCGCCAGGTCTTCCGCTGGATTCACCACAAGGGCGCGGCCGGCTTTGCCGGCATGAGCGATCTGGCCAAGCCACTGCGCAGCTGGCTGGAGGCGGAGGCCACCATCCAGGGCCTTTCGGTGCTGACCGAGAAGCGCTCAAGCGACGGCACGGTGAAATGGCTGTTCGACGTGGGCGCGGGCGATGCCGTGGAGACGGTGTTCATCCCGGAGGCGCAGCGCAATACGCTGTGCGTGTCGTCCCAGGCCGGGTGCGCCATGGCGTGCCGATTCTGCTCGACTGGCGCCCAGGGATTCAGCCGGAACCTGACGACGGCCGAGATCCTCGCACAGCTCTGGCACGCCGAATTCGCCATGCGTGCCCAGCTGGGCCTGGCGCCGGGCGAGCGCGCCATCTCCAACGTGGTGATGATGGGCATGGGCGAGCCGCTGCAGAACTACGCGGCGCTTGTGCCCGCGCTGCGCGTGATGCTGGACGACGACGGTTATGGCCTGTCACGGCGCCGCGTGACGGTGTCCACCTCGGGCGTGGTGCCGATGATCGATCGCCTGGCTGCGGATTGCCCCGTGGCGCTGGCGGTGTCGCTGCACGCGCCCAACGACGCATTGCGCGACGATCTCGTTCCCCTGAATCGAAAATACCCGCTGGCCGAATTGCTGGCCGCCTGCGAGCGCTACCTGGTGCACGCGCCGCGCGACTTCATCACATTCGAATACTGCATGCTCGACGGCGTGAATGACCAGCCCGAGCATGCGCGACAGCTCGTGGAGCTGCTGCGCAACCGCTTTGCCTGCAAGTTCAACCTCATCCCGTTCAATCCCTTCCCGCAGTCGGGTTTGCGCCGTTCCACGCCGCAAAGCGTGGCCGCGTTCGCCCAGATTTTGGTGGACGCGGGTTTTGTGACCACCGTGCGCAAGACCCGGGGCGAGGATATTGATGCAGCCTGCGGACAACTGGCCGGAGACGTGCAGGATCGCACCACGCGCAAGGCCGCGCGCGGCGGCCAGTCTGCGACGCAACCCGTGATTCCGATCGTGGCGGAGCTGGCCAGCTCACCGCCACACGCGACCGTGGCGCGTGCGTCCACAGTCGCGGCGCGACGTTTTCTCGAGGGTTAA
- the ndk gene encoding nucleoside-diphosphate kinase — translation MERTLSIIKPDAVAKNCIGKIIDRFETAGLKVVAARMMHLSRVEAEGFYAVHKERPFFKDLVEFMISGPVMVQVLEGPNAIAKNRELMGATDPKKATPGTIRADFADSIDANAVHGSDSAENAATEIAFFFPSNWIFSR, via the coding sequence ATGGAGCGCACGCTCTCGATCATCAAGCCCGACGCCGTGGCCAAGAATTGCATCGGCAAAATCATCGATCGCTTTGAAACAGCCGGGCTGAAGGTGGTGGCTGCCCGCATGATGCACCTGTCGCGGGTCGAGGCCGAAGGCTTTTACGCCGTGCACAAGGAGCGGCCGTTCTTCAAGGATCTGGTGGAATTCATGATCTCCGGCCCGGTCATGGTGCAGGTGCTTGAAGGTCCCAACGCGATTGCCAAGAACCGCGAACTCATGGGGGCAACCGATCCCAAGAAGGCAACCCCGGGCACGATTCGCGCCGACTTTGCCGACAGCATCGACGCCAACGCCGTGCACGGCTCCGACAGTGCGGAGAACGCCGCGACGGAAATCGCGTTTTTCTTCCCGTCCAACTGGATTTTCTCCCGCTGA